From one Mucilaginibacter inviolabilis genomic stretch:
- the ffh gene encoding signal recognition particle protein, with the protein MFENLSDKLDRAFKVLKGQGTITEINVAETMKEIRKALLDADVNYKTAKAFTDEVRQKALGQNVLTAVSPGQLLTKLMNDELAELMGGTTAELTFPATPTIILIAGLNGAGKTTFTGKLANYLKTQKNKKPLLVADDIYRPAAIDQLEVLGQQIGIPVYANRESKDPVAIAREGIALAKQNGHNVVIIDTAGRLAIDEAMMVEIEQVKAAVNPHEILFVVDSMTGQDAVNTAKVFNDRLDFTGVVLTKLDGDTRGGAALSIKSVVSKPIKFIGTGEKMEALDVFHPDRMASRILGMGDVVSLVERAQQQFDEKEAAELQKKIRKNKFDFNDFYSQIQQIKKMGNMKDLMGMIPGVGKMMKDVEVDDNAFKAIEAIIQSMTPFEKSNPETINQSRRTRIAKGSGTDLAEVNRLMKQFDDMKKVMKQMSNPAAMASMMRRMPKM; encoded by the coding sequence CGCAAAGCCCTTCTGGATGCCGACGTTAACTATAAAACCGCCAAAGCCTTTACCGACGAGGTTAGGCAAAAAGCACTGGGACAGAATGTATTAACAGCTGTTTCGCCGGGCCAGTTGCTTACCAAGCTCATGAACGATGAGCTGGCCGAGCTGATGGGCGGTACTACAGCCGAGCTTACCTTCCCGGCTACACCAACCATCATCCTCATAGCGGGCTTGAACGGTGCTGGTAAAACAACTTTTACCGGCAAGCTGGCTAATTACTTAAAAACACAAAAAAATAAAAAACCTTTACTGGTTGCTGATGATATTTACCGCCCCGCGGCTATTGACCAGCTGGAAGTATTGGGTCAGCAAATAGGCATCCCGGTTTATGCCAACCGCGAGTCAAAAGATCCGGTAGCTATTGCCCGTGAGGGTATTGCCCTGGCAAAACAGAACGGCCACAATGTGGTGATCATCGATACCGCCGGTCGTTTGGCTATTGATGAGGCCATGATGGTGGAGATTGAGCAGGTAAAAGCAGCGGTAAATCCGCATGAGATCCTGTTTGTGGTGGATTCGATGACCGGTCAGGATGCGGTGAACACGGCTAAAGTATTCAACGACCGTTTGGACTTTACCGGTGTGGTTTTAACCAAACTGGATGGTGATACCCGTGGTGGTGCTGCGCTGTCGATCAAATCGGTAGTAAGCAAGCCGATCAAATTTATCGGTACCGGCGAAAAAATGGAAGCGCTGGATGTTTTCCACCCCGATCGTATGGCTTCCCGTATCCTGGGCATGGGCGACGTGGTATCCCTGGTTGAGCGTGCGCAACAGCAGTTTGATGAGAAAGAAGCTGCCGAGCTGCAAAAGAAGATCCGCAAGAACAAGTTTGATTTTAACGATTTTTACAGCCAGATACAGCAGATCAAAAAAATGGGTAACATGAAAGATCTGATGGGCATGATACCTGGTGTAGGTAAAATGATGAAGGATGTAGAGGTTGACGATAATGCCTTTAAAGCTATCGAAGCTATCATCCAGTCGATGACGCCATTCGAGAAATCAAACCCCGAAACCATAAACCAAAGCCGTCGTACCCGTATAGCCAAAGGCTCCGGTACCGACCTGGCCGAGGTAAACCGCCTCATGAAGCAGTTTGACGACATGAAAAAGGTGATGAAACAAATGAGCAACCCGGCAGCCATGGCCAGCATGATGCGCCGCATGCCTAAGATGTAA
- a CDS encoding FAD-dependent oxidoreductase — translation MNITTIYKKEPLQVAIIGAGLGGLCLAQGLKKNGIAFQVFEKDSAANSRTQGYRIRIDKTGQDALAACLSERLYTLFSETVVPSVGVRTLNAQLELLTDKWVDSWEDGEANAQPDLKANRLTMREILLLGLNKQVHFNKKFVSYEKQPDDRVCVHFEDGTSFTADVLVAADGVNSRLGAQRFPAQELVDTGSVCVYGKTFYTEQAKKQVDPALQTDTAVIFENELAMIADAMQFKSTFVKAGEQYGPDAELTYTEDYMYWALIGNRGRFGLNNEQALTFASGELFDCLKQVTSAWAPTLKALFESANPESLTIVPVKTSLPQDAWSSDNITALGDSIHAMSPAGGLGANTALYDAALLTACLTKVAAGETALLDAIAQYEEKMREHSCNSINASQRGGKKLYKQSAD, via the coding sequence ATGAATATTACAACAATATATAAAAAAGAACCGCTACAGGTTGCCATTATTGGCGCAGGTTTGGGCGGACTTTGTCTGGCACAGGGATTGAAGAAAAACGGAATCGCTTTCCAGGTTTTTGAGAAAGACTCTGCGGCTAATAGTCGCACACAGGGATACCGTATCCGCATTGATAAAACAGGGCAGGATGCGCTTGCCGCTTGTTTGTCTGAACGTTTATATACATTATTTTCCGAAACTGTGGTCCCGTCAGTTGGGGTACGTACTTTAAATGCACAATTAGAATTGCTTACCGATAAGTGGGTAGATTCCTGGGAGGATGGAGAAGCCAATGCGCAACCCGATTTGAAAGCCAACCGTTTAACCATGCGCGAAATACTGCTGCTTGGCTTAAACAAACAGGTACACTTCAACAAAAAATTTGTCAGTTATGAAAAACAGCCCGATGACCGGGTTTGCGTACATTTTGAAGATGGAACCTCATTTACTGCTGATGTATTGGTTGCTGCAGATGGGGTGAATTCCCGCCTGGGCGCACAACGGTTCCCCGCTCAGGAGCTGGTGGATACCGGCAGTGTTTGCGTGTACGGAAAAACCTTTTATACCGAGCAAGCCAAAAAGCAAGTCGATCCGGCTTTACAAACGGATACAGCGGTTATCTTTGAAAATGAGCTGGCAATGATAGCCGACGCCATGCAGTTTAAATCGACTTTTGTAAAAGCCGGTGAGCAATATGGACCGGATGCCGAATTGACTTATACCGAAGATTATATGTACTGGGCGCTCATTGGTAACCGGGGTCGCTTTGGCCTGAACAATGAACAGGCCTTAACATTTGCCTCCGGTGAGCTTTTTGATTGTCTTAAACAGGTAACATCGGCATGGGCTCCTACCCTAAAGGCGCTTTTTGAATCAGCAAATCCAGAATCGCTGACTATAGTGCCCGTAAAAACGTCGTTACCCCAAGATGCCTGGAGCAGCGATAATATAACCGCCCTGGGCGATTCGATACATGCGATGAGCCCGGCCGGAGGCCTTGGCGCCAACACCGCCCTTTATGATGCCGCATTACTTACTGCCTGCCTTACCAAAGTTGCTGCCGGAGAAACAGCGTTGCTTGATGCTATAGCGCAGTATGAGGAAAAGATGCGGGAACATAGCTGCAACTCGATCAATGCTTCGCAGCGGGGAGGAAAAAAACTCTATAAACAATCGGCAGATTAA
- a CDS encoding M1 family metallopeptidase has protein sequence MRKTILSSALLILSIAAQAQVPGAVIDVQHYNFALQLTDADNNIKGQATVEVKFLRNADAFNLDLVKKNSEGKGMLVSAVTENGKKLRFVQDSGAVKIYTSAKTGSLHSYKVSYEGIPADGLIISTNNFGHRTFFGDNWPNRAHNWLPCVDVPADKASVDFVVTAPDHYQVVSNGLKIKEQQLPNHLKLTHWHEAVVVPTKVMVIGVAAFAIDHPGDAGNIPVYTYVFPESKEAGFKSYAVAKDILPYFIKNVGPYSYEKLANVQSKTIFGGMENASAIFYFEESVTSPGIEELMAHEIAHQWFGDGASEKSFWHLWLSEGFATYMTNLYLENKYGTDTLKKRMLADRKKVLEFEKKRLTPVVDSAVKNDYMQLLNANSYEKGSWVLHMLRRKLGDNLFWKGVQNYYAKYRNKNANTDDLRREMEQASGQDLKPFFNQWLRKAGHPDLNIGWHYDVDKGVIDFAIEQKQGNLYEFPLEYTIDGLKQSFVIKDKINHFQISAKTAPVNIIMDPNVNLLASFNFKTYVELMLKYKID, from the coding sequence ATGCGTAAAACGATATTATCTTCGGCTCTTTTAATTTTAAGTATAGCAGCTCAAGCACAAGTTCCCGGTGCTGTTATTGATGTACAGCACTACAACTTTGCCCTGCAATTAACCGATGCTGATAACAATATCAAAGGGCAGGCTACGGTAGAGGTTAAATTTTTGAGAAATGCGGATGCATTCAACCTCGACCTGGTTAAAAAGAACAGTGAAGGCAAAGGGATGCTGGTATCGGCGGTTACGGAAAATGGAAAAAAGCTCCGGTTTGTGCAAGATAGCGGTGCTGTTAAAATATATACTAGTGCCAAAACAGGAAGTTTGCATAGTTACAAAGTGAGTTATGAGGGTATCCCTGCCGATGGGTTGATCATATCGACCAATAACTTTGGACACCGTACTTTTTTTGGGGATAATTGGCCAAACCGGGCGCATAACTGGCTGCCCTGTGTAGATGTTCCGGCCGATAAAGCTTCGGTTGATTTTGTGGTAACCGCGCCCGATCATTACCAGGTAGTATCCAACGGCTTAAAAATAAAGGAGCAGCAATTGCCCAATCATTTGAAATTAACGCACTGGCATGAAGCTGTTGTTGTACCTACCAAAGTAATGGTGATAGGTGTAGCCGCCTTTGCTATTGACCACCCGGGCGATGCAGGCAATATTCCCGTATATACTTATGTGTTTCCGGAGAGTAAGGAGGCGGGATTTAAGAGTTACGCTGTAGCTAAAGATATACTGCCTTATTTTATCAAAAATGTTGGTCCGTACAGCTATGAAAAACTGGCCAACGTGCAGTCAAAAACCATATTTGGCGGTATGGAAAACGCCAGCGCGATATTTTACTTTGAAGAGTCGGTAACGTCACCCGGTATTGAGGAGCTGATGGCCCATGAGATTGCTCACCAATGGTTTGGTGACGGCGCCAGCGAAAAAAGTTTCTGGCACTTGTGGCTCAGCGAAGGTTTTGCCACCTATATGACCAACCTGTACCTGGAGAACAAATACGGCACCGATACACTGAAAAAGCGAATGCTGGCCGATCGTAAAAAAGTACTGGAGTTTGAAAAAAAGCGCCTTACTCCTGTGGTTGATAGCGCCGTGAAAAACGACTATATGCAGTTGCTTAACGCCAACAGTTATGAAAAAGGGAGCTGGGTATTACATATGCTCCGCCGTAAACTGGGCGACAACTTGTTTTGGAAAGGCGTGCAAAACTACTATGCCAAATACCGCAACAAAAACGCCAATACCGATGATTTGCGTAGGGAAATGGAACAAGCCAGCGGCCAGGATCTGAAACCGTTTTTTAATCAATGGCTCCGCAAAGCCGGGCACCCTGATCTGAACATCGGCTGGCATTATGATGTAGATAAAGGCGTAATTGATTTTGCGATAGAACAGAAGCAGGGTAACCTATACGAGTTCCCGTTAGAGTATACAATTGATGGTCTAAAACAATCTTTTGTTATCAAAGATAAAATAAATCACTTTCAAATTTCGGCTAAAACAGCACCTGTTAATATTATTATGGATCCGAATGTAAATCTACTTGCCTCTTTTAATTTTAAAACATATGTTGAATTAATGTTGAAATATAAAATAGATTAA